Genomic segment of Saccharomycodes ludwigii strain NBRC 1722 chromosome VI, whole genome shotgun sequence:
AAAGTACGTTGGTCTCCCTCATCTTCACcatcaatttctttttgtacGGTTTCACCACCAGTAATCACTTCAGATGGGTCTGTCCCTCCctgctgttgttgctcttgctgttgttgctcttgctgttgttgctcttgctgttgtttatttaataattcctGTTCTTTTAACAATTGTAGTTTTTGTTGTGCTTGTAACATAGCAATTCTCTCCTTCAAAGACATTTTAGATTCACTATTGGCCTCAATATTAGATCCATTTGCAGATCCAGTACCATCATTATTAACTGCATTGTTAgatttatcattattattactagtcCCAAACTCATCTTCGGTTTGGTGCCTCTTTATAGATTGAATTTTATCGGCTAATGACTGTTTAGGCAATTCATTGGCAGAAATTTGTTTAACCTgactatttttaatttcagaATCTTCTTCATTAAAGGTTGGtaatttaaagtttttagGAATATCTGGAATGAAACTTTTCCGATATTCATTAGAAGCGGTGCTGCTAGAAGTATTAGAGCCAGCAGTGTTTCTTAAGAATGGGTTatggttatttttatgagGAACATGTTGTTCCTCGATAACTTGTGGTTCCTCAGTGATATGTGATTCCTCAGTGATGTGTGGTTCCTCGATAACTTGTGATTCCTCAGTGATGTGTGATTCCTCAGCGATGTGTGGTTCATCAATGACTTGTGCTTCTTCAGTAGTTCTTGGTTGTTCTACTTTATTAGTACCAGTAAATATTTGAACAAAGGATTTAGGGAAAATACcctcattattattaccattggAATCGGTATAGGTACCAAAATACCATTCGTCATCTTCAATTGTTTCAACAGTAATTACAACATCTTTATCGAAGTGCAAGTCGTCTTCATAATCTGAGGTATAAGGATAAACAGAGATTACCTTGAAGGGTGGGGTAGGCTCAGACATTAATGATGTTCcttcttttattctttcttgactattattattatatattttgagATAAATGGGATTTGTGGTGGctttgtaaaataaataaggaTAGCTTTTGgttaataaacaataacaaaaagCAGGAGaggaagaacaaaaaaataaaacaacaacaacaacaacaacaacaatcaGTGGCTATGACCCTCCACCCCTTTgcccctttttttctttttctttttctttttctttttgttttttaagcACGCAAAGTACGATGTCCGTTAATTTATCGGACTAAAAGATACTTTGTTATTTACCAACCAAGAATCAATTGAAGCTTTTTGCGAAATTGAAGAATTTGACATTttaaagattatttttttttaacagaagaagaaaaaaaaagtaggCAGATTGTAGATTTACGAACAAAACTGATTCAGCTTTAcaagatttatttatgaTTTAGATGGTTATTatcattcttttttgttgttgccAAAAATAGCAGGTACAGCTGGTGGGgtttttactatttttattttaattttacagTTATTATCAATACTATTAATATGATGCTGGGCTTAGCTTagctttattttatttctatttttatctttattattattattattattattatcgcACTTTTTAACCCGCCcggctttttttttttttttatttatttttctcaaCCGTTCCTGTTAGAATTTGGCTTTGTctactaaaaatattacttgAAACTAATtctaaacttttaaaacGCAGCATATTTAGccctctttttctttctttcttttgtgACGCTGCAGTACATACAAGAAAGGGAAAGATGTCAGCATAACACAGCTTACTACTATTCTTATTCTAAGTatttaactttttgttaaaaagaaacaaaaatatcttttcatttcctttcttttttcctctttcttttccaacCAACCAATTCTCGCACTATATAAGTATATAACAGAATAGAAAAGATGTTCTTTTAGCAATCTTAATTCTCTCTCTCTTCTCTTTTCCTCCCTCAGATCCCCACCATTACCTaaatatacacatataaaaaactgaattatacacatataaaaaaattaaattatacacatataaaaaattaaattatacacatataaaaaattaaataaactgAGTACTTTAATGTTACTTATGACCCATTAACATAATATGCCAGCAcctaaattatttttactaccaatatttttattattatcagcaTTCTTCAATAATGTACATGCAACCTCAAGCGCATGCAATCCATTATCAGCCACCGCTGCTTGTTCCCCAAATAAAGCATTAGCTACAAGTTATGTGGACACTTTTTCCGAACAATCTTCATTTTTCTCCAATTATACCTCTACAGGAGAAATCACATATAGCGAAGAAGATGGTATGAAAATGACAATGAATAAAAGATTCGATAATCCCGGTTTAAAatctaatttttatatcatGTATGGCAGACTGgaaattgaatttaaatGTGCCAATGGCCAAGGTATTGTATCCAGTTTTTATTTGCAAAGTGATGATTTGGATGAAATCGATATTGAATGGTTAGGTGGTGACAGTACGCAATTTCAATCAAATTATTTCAGTAAGGGAAATGTTACTACATATGATAGAGGTGAATTTCATACCGTTAGTAATCCATGTGACACCTTCCATACTTATGGCATTGATTGGGATATGGACAAAACAGTCTGGTCGGTAGATGGCCAAACCGTTAGAACCCTTTTAAATACGAGTAATGAGGGCTATCCACAATCTCCAATGGCTATATATATTGGTTTGTGGGCCGGTGGAGATCCTACTAACCCAAGTGGTACTATAGAATGGGCTGGAGGTGAAACCGATTATACTGATTTGCCATTTTACATGTTTGTTAAGAGCATGACTGTTTCTGATTATTCTACCGGGTCCACATACAGTTATAGTGATCAGACGGGAAATTGGGAATCTATCGTTGCTTCTGATGGAGCAGTGTATGGAAGATATGAAGAAGCCGTCGAGGCTTTCAATACATTGGTATCTAATTCTACTGTTAGCTCATCTAGTAATGGCACTGCCACTACATCTGCCACTACATCTGTCTCTGCTTCTACCTCTGATTCAGTCCCTGCTTCTTCTTCAGTCTTTACCTCTACATCTGCCTCTGATTCAGTCCCTGCTTCTTCCTCAgtgttttcttttactaattcttcttttacTAGTTCTTCTACAATTATTAACAGCTCAACCGCTAGTTATATCTTCACTAGTGAACTCAGCTATTCCTCACTTTCTTCCAGTATTGATTCGTCTTCCAGTCAGGATTCTACCTCTGTACCAACTACTACTACATTAACTACCAAACCTAAGAGTTCTTCCGCTAGCAGTATCTCTAATAGCACCACCAAAAAAGCTGTTACAGTTTCTTCATCCAACGATGGTtatatcaataatttaaatggAGCATTAACAATACTTTTTATCggtattttatctttattataatgCATTCAATCAATTtaagaaagaaaacaaacaaaaacatattatagtgatctttttttttcctttttttttttttatatttttattttattttacctTATATGACATAGAGATAGATATATGTGTTGTATataaacatataaaaaactCAAACAGAGacattttaaatttaagaTATATTACATTGCGTCTAACACGTTTAACTTATATTATTCTTACACCTTTTGATAAACGTAACTTAAGTATATAACTCAAAAATTATGATAAGAAACTGCACGcaagtaaaataaattaatcaataatatcaactagattttttttcaaaaaaaaaaaaaaaaaaaaatattcgaaaaaaaaaaaaaaaaaaaaatattcgaAAAAAGTAATTGTTTTATACATAACCAATTCAAACAAAGTGCATATATTAAcaagaaaattaataactAACTGATGGGTGCGTatttaaaaggaaaaaatcaTGAACatactactaataacaacaacacaaaaaataaagtggTACACTTGACTGGGATAGTTCTAGGGACCTCcattttcaacaaaatattgtttataCTTAATTCAAAAACTCTAAGATTTGTGTATATATCTTTAGACAATAATGAAGAGGATTTATGGGAAATTTGTAGAagtgattttaaaaaattaatgaaaaaaaaaagtaccAATCCAACAACTTATATCATTGACAAACTTCAACAAGACGATAAAATTATGAAACTGTGTTGTTCTTTTGTCGAAAAAATTGGTAGTTCCAACTTaaattccaataattttgcctttgatttaatatttggaacgaattttcaaaaaaaagtttggaGACAACTTGAGAATGTATCTACAGGTACTACAGCAACATACAAGGACATTTCTAAAGAAATTAACTGCCCAAGAGCTTATCGAGCTGTGGGAACAGCGTGTGGCGCTAATAAATTGGCATTATTAATCCCTTGCCATAGAATAGTTAATAGTAAGGAAAATACAAGCGGTTTGAACTATAGATGGGGGTCTGATATCAAGGTTaagttattaaatttagaaaaaaaagaaaaaatatataagctTTAAAgggttaaaaaaaagagacaAAAAGAGCTTAGTTTTTGTACTTCTCTTTTTAGcccttatttttatttttgattttgcttttttaaatttattcataaattcgcattttttttttttttttaggtcCGTCTTGTATTCATCTCACAtttaaacaacaacaacaacaaaaagaataatactAAAAGTAGAAATAAAGTATTAACCCTAATAATGTTAGACGAATATCCAGTTCATAAAGCTTGTATAGATGGTGATCTACCcttattaaaagaactTTTACTAGATGTCcaggataaaaaaaaaataaagcagATTTTAAAGAGTGAAGATAATGACCAACGCACACCCATCCATTGGGCCATTTCATACAAACACCTGTATGCGGTTGAAGCATTAATTAGAAAGTTTAATCAAGTTGATTTGGATATTGATGATTTGTATGATGGTTCTGGTTGGAATCCTTTCCACGTAGCTTGCTCTGTTGGTGATTTAAATATCGTAAAGTTGCTCTTCAATACTTTAGACAATAAACCTAATGTCAACcaacaaacaaaatataatagaGTCACCGGTTTACATTTGGTAGCttctaaaaacaatatagaACTGGCTTCATATTTAATTACAGTACTAAAAGCATCCGTTAGTATCAAAGATGCAAAGGGTCAAATCCCATTACACAGGGCCTGTTGTGTACCAAACTCTATCAATATGGTTAAATTGTTATGCGACCATCAAAGTCCCATCAATTTGAAAGATACCGTTGATGGATGGACACCGTTACATCATGCTTTGGCAGAGGGTaatgttgctgttgctatTTTACTAGTCACTGAATATGATGCTGACTATAAGACTATTAGAGATAAGGATGATAAACTGCCCGTGGATGTTTCTTGCAATGACACTGTTCGCCAAGAATTCTTAGCTAATGTGgaataaattattacttatattgctaaaaacaatatgcgtagatatataaatattcatTTCTTGTTACCAttacaacaataaaaataaaatatacttatatatatatattaagtGATTGTTATACATTATAAAACACTTTCTTCAAACACCAACTCACTATCCGTTTTTAAACCAttgatttttaaatgtGCTATATCATGTTCATCATTGCCTCTACCAATTAGCAATAATCCAGAAGAAGATATTTTGTGGATTAATTGTTCACAGGTATAAAGCAAATCACATGGTATAACAACACCCAACAAATTATTACTCCTTGCAAAATTGACAATATCTTTAATTGATGTGTAATTGAAATCTTCCTTGTATGTAGtattaaaatcttttttcaatgcaAGATGTCTTAGATGATTTTGCGAGTCAACGGTAAATTCGGCAATATCACTGTTATACTTATAAATCGTATTCATGTTGAAAATCACGGGGAAAATAGGCTGTTTCCAGTTTAAAATCGAACATATATTATGATTTGAGGATGAAAATACCATCTCTCTTTTAGAACCGGATTCCTTCAACTTTTGTGCATGATGAAATAGAACGTTTAAAATAGCATCaacaaatttatcaatattCACAAACGGTGACGATAGTTTCACAGGAACAGCTTCAATTTCACCTAATGTGGGAAATGCAACTTTTATGTCTAACTTAACATTTGTTGGCAACGAGTCTAATAACTTATCAAACAAAACATAATTAGTCGAAATAAATTGTTTGATATCATAATTCATGCCCGTTGTGTCGTTCAACGATTTTCCCGTTAATAATTCAACTTGCTTTTGGGATAAAtccaatagtaataactCACAcccattatttttatcctCAATTGTTAGTTTAGGAgcactaataatagtacCATCATTTAATATTGTCACCAAAACAGTTAAATACCTGCCCATTAACGAAGATAACGTAATATCACCACCATCTGCAGTAGACTTCCAATAAGTGTCGTATTTGGTGACTTCCATGgtaactttattaaaaggCGTGATGATCTGGAAATCAAACATTAGTTGGCCAACCAACTTCAACCTTGAATCTAATAAGGGCAAGACAGCATGCCCCTGATTTGTGGCAGGTGAAATATTGTTGTGTAACATACCAGATGTCATAATGGTTTTGGCAATCATTCTCGTACCACTAGCAGgataaatttcaaaatcaatCACAAACTGGTCTAAATCTttgatttgaaaaacaacCTCCCCATCATCATCCGGTCCAATTGGTAGGCTAATATTCCTCGAAATAATGTCTAGTATATTAGAAGTTAACGTTATTCTTCCCAATGAAGATGGCGAAACCATGCAATCCTCCTTATTCAACTCAATAGATTTCAAATTCGTTTTAAAACGCAACCttagaaaaattttcttttccaaaaaattgtGACCATATTTTCTTAACGGTATTATGGGTGGAGGCAAGGAAAAATCTGGTATTCCATCCAAATCAAGCAAATCCATTGAATCATCAACCATCTCCATTTGTTGAGGTTGCAATAGCTCTGCAGAAGAAGCGCACTCACCAGATGGTAAAATACCCTTAATACTGCCATTGTTGCTAGCATTTTTAACAGAAGCGGCCATAGTAGTATCGTGGTTGCCAATACTAGTACTCATAGTATCTGCTGTGATACTTTGCGTACTATCAACGGAAGATTTCCTCAAGGTGgaatatatgtatttaaTCAAAACATTCATCACATCAACATGCCCTTCCCAACACGCATAAAAAATGGGCGACAGATCTTTTTCGTCTTTAACAGTGACATCCGCATGACATTCCTCAATCAATGCTCTAACAGTTTCTGGATGACCTTTTTGAGCTGCGTACAGTAGCGGTGTCCATTTGTTAAACCCATCTAAAGCATTCGGGTCAGCACCATGCTCAACTAAAACTTTGAGCAATTTGCTATCAGCACCATTTTCAGCAGCCAAATGAAGTGGCATATAGCCTTGTGTGT
This window contains:
- the CRH1 gene encoding transglycosylase (similar to Saccharomyces cerevisiae YGR189C | CRH1 | Congo Red Hypersensitive), translated to MPAPKLFLLPIFLLLSAFFNNVHATSSACNPLSATAACSPNKALATSYVDTFSEQSSFFSNYTSTGEITYSEEDGMKMTMNKRFDNPGLKSNFYIMYGRLEIEFKCANGQGIVSSFYLQSDDLDEIDIEWLGGDSTQFQSNYFSKGNVTTYDRGEFHTVSNPCDTFHTYGIDWDMDKTVWSVDGQTVRTLLNTSNEGYPQSPMAIYIGLWAGGDPTNPSGTIEWAGGETDYTDLPFYMFVKSMTVSDYSTGSTYSYSDQTGNWESIVASDGAVYGRYEEAVEAFNTLVSNSTVSSSSNGTATTSATTSVSASTSDSVPASSSVFTSTSASDSVPASSSVFSFTNSSFTSSSTIINSSTASYIFTSELSYSSLSSSIDSSSSQDSTSVPTTTTLTTKPKSSSASSISNSTTKKAVTVSSSNDGYINNLNGALTILFIGILSLL
- the NAS6 gene encoding Nas6p (similar to Saccharomyces cerevisiae YGR232W | NAS6 | Non-ATPase Subunit 6); translation: MGAYLKGKNHEHTTNNNNTKNKVVHLTGIVLGTSIFNKILFILNSKTLRFVYISLDNNEEDLWEICRSDFKKLMKKKSTNPTTYIIDKLQQDDKIMKLCCSFVEKIGSSNLNSNNFAFDLIFGTNFQKKVWRQLENVSTGTTATYKDISKEINCPRAYRAVGTACGANKLALLIPCHRIVNSKENTSGLNYRWGSDIKVRLVFISHLNNNNNKKNNTKSRNKVLTLIMLDEYPVHKACIDGDLPLLKELLLDVQDKKKIKQILKSEDNDQRTPIHWAISYKHLYAVEALIRKFNQVDLDIDDLYDGSGWNPFHVACSVGDLNIVKLLFNTLDNKPNVNQQTKYNRVTGLHLVASKNNIELASYLITVLKASVSIKDAKGQIPLHRACCVPNSINMVKLLCDHQSPINLKDTVDGWTPLHHALAEGNVAVAILLVTEYDADYKTIRDKDDKLPVDVSCNDTVRQEFLANVE